In Lactuca sativa cultivar Salinas chromosome 5, Lsat_Salinas_v11, whole genome shotgun sequence, the DNA window CCAATGGAACACCCGGACACAATCTTCTCCCAGATCCAAACGGGAAGAAGTTTAGATTGCTTCCTTTCGAatcatatttgtttgtcaagaaccTCTCCGGATTGAATTCCAAAGGATTTTCCCAATACCGAGGATCCCTATGGATTGCCCAAACATTAATAATGACCATACTACCCTTTGGAACAGTGTATCCACCTACAACACAATCCTGGCTTGGCGACCTTGGGAGTATGAATGGAAGTACAGGGTGCAACCGGAATATTTCCTTAATAGTCGCATCTAGGTATTGTAATTTTGGGAGATGAGATTCTTCCACAATCTTGTTGGGTCCTACAATTTGTAGCAATTCTTCTTGAATCCTTTTCATTATGTCGTCATTTTGCATAATCTCTGCCATTGCCCATTCTATTAGCGTTGTCGTTGTTTCTGTTCCTGCAACCATAATGTCCTGATAGATACGCACAACAATGTTTGATGTGAACCACAAAATATAATAAAGTATGTAATTAATTTAAGTCCATTTGAAAAAGAATATCAAGAATTACCAGGATAAGTGCCTTTATTTGCGTGATGTTAATTGATGTTGGATCTTTTTGGTCCATGAGCTCTAAAAAGGTTTGTAAAAGATCTTTCTTTCCTTCATGACCAATTACATCCTCGGATTTGTTGGAGTTAGATTGGATTCGATCGTCAATAATTCTTGTAAAAATTCGATCCAACCGATCGAGTTGCCTCTTCATGTTCCCCTTGATGCCTTGTAGATCAAGCCATGCAAGACTAGGGAAGATATCAGACATATTTGGCTTGCTCATCAACTCCACGATATTTGCAACAACAATCTGCAACTCGGCTGAAATCTGGTCTCCATTTGCTTTTTCATCCGAAGTATTTTTCCAAACCATGCTTGTGAGGACATTGGCCTCTGTTGAGAAAGCAATCTCGCTAATGTCGACTGTTTTCCCGATTTTACTATAAACATTTTTGATAGTTTTCCTAACCTCATCCCTACGAAAATACCTTGATGCTTCGAGATTCTTGTGGCTTAAGACCTCATGGACAAATATCTTACGAAGGTTGCGCCAATCTGAGTTGTTGTCAGACCACACTACATCTCGTCCACCATAAGTGATTGCTAATGCAGCGATTGTTGCATTACGGTTGGAAAAGATCTCGTCTTGTTCACGAACCACCACCTTTGCTAGGTCGGAGGTGTTTATCACGACATGAAGTTTGCTTCCCATGTGGAGCTTGAATATGGGGCCATAACTGTTAGCCATGTTAAAGAACTGTTTGTGTAGATCACGAGAAAGAAATGGAAGGTAGCCTACAATTGGCAAGGAACGGGGACCTGGTGGCAAACATGGTCCACCATTGGAGGACCTCGAAAATATCCACCTGTAGAAGAAAGTAGCCAAGATCATTGTTGAAATGGCGAGAGTAAGCTTATCTTTGTTGTTAGGCATGATCACTTCCCATGCACACCATGAC includes these proteins:
- the LOC111892514 gene encoding geraniol 8-hydroxylase, with the translated sequence MEQFNCNQGSWCAWEVIMPNNKDKLTLAISTMILATFFYRWIFSRSSNGGPCLPPGPRSLPIVGYLPFLSRDLHKQFFNMANSYGPIFKLHMGSKLHVVINTSDLAKVVVREQDEIFSNRNATIAALAITYGGRDVVWSDNNSDWRNLRKIFVHEVLSHKNLEASRYFRRDEVRKTIKNVYSKIGKTVDISEIAFSTEANVLTSMVWKNTSDEKANGDQISAELQIVVANIVELMSKPNMSDIFPSLAWLDLQGIKGNMKRQLDRLDRIFTRIIDDRIQSNSNKSEDVIGHEGKKDLLQTFLELMDQKDPTSINITQIKALILDIMVAGTETTTTLIEWAMAEIMQNDDIMKRIQEELLQIVGPNKIVEESHLPKLQYLDATIKEIFRLHPVLPFILPRSPSQDCVVGGYTVPKGSMVIINVWAIHRDPRYWENPLEFNPERFLTNKYDSKGSNLNFFPFGSGRRLCPGVPLAEKMQMYILASLLHSFDWSLPKGEDHDLSEKFGITLKKRKPLFAVPSQRLCNVELYM